From Thermococcus barophilus MP:
AAATAAACTCACTCTAAGAAGCAGTGACAGGAAACTGGAAAAGGCAGTTGGTATTTTAATGATTTTAATTGGTATGCTGATGCTTACAGAATTAACCCCATTAAAGCTCTGGAGCCATCTCTTTGAAAAAATTGTATGAAAGCAAATCAAGCACTTTCTTCATCAAAATGAAATCCTTCCCCTTCTTTTCCGTTATGAATTTCTTTAATCTCAAAAACCTTGAGCGGGACTCTTTTCAAAGCCTTTCCAACAACAGCTTTTGCAATTCTCTCCGCATGCTCTAAGCTCTGAGCATTGAAGACTTTAAGGGTCAGGTAAATTCCAACTAAACCAATACTCCCAATAACGAAAGCACTCTCAAACGGGCTTCCACACACAGGACATTGGGAGTAGCCAATTTCAACCTTCACGAAGTCAAGCTTTTCTTTATTCAAAGCCTTCGCAACCTTCGATACGGCAACATTTATCGCATCCTCTGGTGTCTCAACGTCTCTCACAATTATCGGGGCTTCTAAAACCACTATATAATCACCCATTTTTCCCACCTCGTCACTCACCCGAAGGCAAAGAGTCTGTTGTCTTCGCCTTTAAACACTCCAAGCCTAACTCCGGCATCAATAAAGCCATGTGCATAGTTTAAAGCGGCGAAAGCGGTCACATAATCACCTTTCTCATAGTAGTATTTGGCGTCACTGTAATAGCTTTTTGCCATGGTTAAAAAGTCTTTCGCAACAGAATAGAGGAGGCTTTTCTCGTGCACTGCTATTTCAAGCTTTTCAAGGGCTTGTTCTGTTATTTCAAAGTATTTCTTGAGTTTTTCTTCGCTTATCTCTCGCTCCACCGGTCTCGCCTCATCTACAGCTAACTTGAAATCCTTATAAACCTTGCTTATTCACTAATGATGAGTGAGGTGGTATATATGTACACGATCATTGATTTATTCGCTGGTGCGGGAGGATTTAGCAGGGGTTTTAAGGAAGCGGGATTTAAGATTTTAGCTGCTATTGAAAATTTTGCCCCAAAAGCTGATACTTACAAGTTCAACTTCCCTGAGGTTAGGATGTATGTTGAAGATATCAAGAGGATTCACACCATAGATGTCATGAGGGATGTTGGAGTGCCGGATGTAATAATAGGTGGACCTCCATGTGAGCCTTACACAGCCGCAAATTTAAAGAGAAAGGAGAATCCTCTTGATAGGCTCTACAATGACCCAATTGGACAGCTTGTTTTACACTTCATCCGCTTTGTGAAGGATTTTCAGCCAAAGATATTTGTCATGGAGGAAGTGCCTCAAATTATGGAAGGTGAGCTTAAAGATGCCTTGAAATACGAGTTTGAGAAAGCTGGCTATGATGAGATTTACTTCAACGTTCTTGATGCTCAAGATTACGGAACCGCTCAGAGAAGGAAGAGAGTATTTATTTCGAACATTCGCATCAAACCCAAGAGAGTTAGGGGAAAGCTGACAGTATGGGATGTAATCGGGGATTTACCTGACCCGAGGCTGCCTGAGGCATTAGAAATTCCCAACCACAGATATGTTCCGTTATCACCAAGGAAGCAGAGAAAAATTATGCGCCTTAGATGGGGAATGGCAATGCAGAAGTTTGGTGATTCACAGAGGAAGTTCACGAACTGGGTCAGGCTTCATCCTTATAAGGTTGCACCCACAGTCAAAGGCGGCAGCAGGTTCATTCATCCCTTCGATGACAGGCTTTTAACTGTCAGAGAGCAGGCAAGATTGATGGGGTATCCAGATTACCACATATTCCTTGGTGGAAGGGACGTGCAGTATGATAGCGTTGGTGAGGCAGTACCCCCAACAGTTGCGAAGGCAATAGCCGAATACGTGAAGGAAAAACTTGACGAGGGAGATTATTAAATTAGCGAAAGATTTATAATCTCCCCTTTGCTTTAACTTTGTCGGGAATGGGCCCGTGGTCTAGCTGGTCATGACGCCACCCTTACGAGGTGGAGGTCCGGGGTTCGAATCCCCGCGGGCCCACCATAACAAAAAATAAAATTTGTCCCGAAAATTTAAAATAATAATCAAAGTTGGATGTTTTATTCCCCGAGTCTTATTGGCAGTTTAACTTTGAATTCAATTGTTCTTAGGGCATTCGGAATTTTAATTTTCAGAATATATTGGGCATCCTCTGGAATGTCTTTAAATACTACATATCCGGATACACAATTTCCCGGAGTGAGTTCTATAACGTTTGTGAGATTGCTCATAACAACATCCCCTGGAATCAATACACCTTTTGAAGTCAAGAGCCCCCACTGTTCAATGTTTAACGGGAGAGCTGTTTCTCCAGTGTTCTCCAGCGTAAGATATATTTTTACAAGCGATTTCAGTTTGGTAATCTCCAAATATGGAATCTCCTCAACTTTCTCAATCGTGATTTTTAAAGGGTATTCTTCTATCGTCTTGTTGACTTTTATTTCCCTCGTCCTTGGTGTTCCCTTTATCTCAAAGGGAATCTCAATTAACTCATCCTTAAGCTCTGTTAGGTCATATAGATGCACTGTTAGGGTTGTCTTTCCCTGTACATAAGGAAATAGCAACCATGTTTGTTTTTCAGAATGGGGGCCCACAGTTAAGAACCATGTGAATGGCGCAATTTTTACCTCACCTCCAAGGGTAATTCCGTTTAGATCTATTTTCACCTCATTATCTCCTGTATTTTTGATTTTCAGAAGTACTTTTACCCCTTCCTCTTTTCCTTCTGGTGTTTCATATTCAAAAACAGCATACTTCATGAGTGTTATCTCAATTGGGAACTTTTCAGCTGGTTTGGATATATTCACCAGTGTATAGTTCAGTGAGAATTTAAGTTTTGGAAGCATTATTTCTGCTTCTCTCTCGGGAAGCATCTCTGTTTCGTGGACTTCAAGTATAAA
This genomic window contains:
- a CDS encoding DNA cytosine methyltransferase; this translates as MYTIIDLFAGAGGFSRGFKEAGFKILAAIENFAPKADTYKFNFPEVRMYVEDIKRIHTIDVMRDVGVPDVIIGGPPCEPYTAANLKRKENPLDRLYNDPIGQLVLHFIRFVKDFQPKIFVMEEVPQIMEGELKDALKYEFEKAGYDEIYFNVLDAQDYGTAQRRKRVFISNIRIKPKRVRGKLTVWDVIGDLPDPRLPEALEIPNHRYVPLSPRKQRKIMRLRWGMAMQKFGDSQRKFTNWVRLHPYKVAPTVKGGSRFIHPFDDRLLTVREQARLMGYPDYHIFLGGRDVQYDSVGEAVPPTVAKAIAEYVKEKLDEGDY
- a CDS encoding DUF555 domain-containing protein, producing MGDYIVVLEAPIIVRDVETPEDAINVAVSKVAKALNKEKLDFVKVEIGYSQCPVCGSPFESAFVIGSIGLVGIYLTLKVFNAQSLEHAERIAKAVVGKALKRVPLKVFEIKEIHNGKEGEGFHFDEESA
- a CDS encoding DUF357 domain-containing protein, producing the protein MEREISEEKLKKYFEITEQALEKLEIAVHEKSLLYSVAKDFLTMAKSYYSDAKYYYEKGDYVTAFAALNYAHGFIDAGVRLGVFKGEDNRLFAFG